The following are encoded in a window of Carya illinoinensis cultivar Pawnee chromosome 15, C.illinoinensisPawnee_v1, whole genome shotgun sequence genomic DNA:
- the LOC122296297 gene encoding double-stranded RNA-binding protein 4-like isoform X4: MHKNRLQEYAQRSAISLPLYCTVNEGSQHAPQFRSTVTVDGETYTSPNTFSHRKAAEQDVAKLALENILQKIKDEGCPLINQDTVFCKSILHEFAVKMNLEMPTYNTIQPQGLIPVFTSSLVFNGVMYTGEAGRNKKEAEQLAARAVILSILGNSGSRTILSEIIKSKGKLYAALHRVKSPSSGHINVLPQGISIGQINSVSQGISIDKVSGAISEDRNVEVALAANSASEGVNSGYSLGMPMVHQELNIDQDVEVTVDNSARRGANPGSSSGMPPFHHEFKLPKPEPSSQPINIDLSSEAVNLPIAFVPPMLQQPLGVGPSSGRKRRKNKKKANKKLRLDTQTPIATLPVNQAPSCSVAQ; this comes from the exons ATGCATAAGAACCGTTTGCAGGAATATGCTCAAAGGTCTGCAATTTCTCTACCATTGTATTGCACTGTTAATGAGGGGTCTCAACATGCACCGCAATTTAGGTCGACTGTGACTGTGGACGGGGAAACTTATACTTCTCCCAACACGTTTTCACATCGAAAAGCAGCTGAGCAAGATGTAGCCAAACTTGCACTCGAGAACATATTACAAAAGATAAAAGATGAGGGTTGCCCTCTCATTAATCAG GATACGGTATTTTGCAAGTCTATCCTTCATGAATTTGCTGTCAAGATGAATCTGGAAATGCCTACTTATAACACTATTCAACCACAAGGGCTGATTCCAGTTTTCACATCTTCTTTGGTTTTCAATGGTGTAATGTACACCGGTGAAGCTggaagaaacaagaaagaagcTGAACAATTGGCCGCGCGTGctgttattttatcaatattgg GTAATTCTGGGTCAAGAACCATTCTTTCGGAGATAATTAAGTCTAAAGGCAAACTCTATGCTGCACTGCATAGGGTGAAGAGCCCAAGCTCTGGCCATATTAACGTTCTACCCCAAGGGATAAGCATAGGACAAATTAACTCTGTATCCCAAGGAATAAGCATAGATAAAGTTTCTGGGGCAATCAGTGAGGATAGAAATGTTGAAGTGGCTCTTGCTGCCAATAGCGCATCAGAAGGTGTAAATTCAGGGTATTCCTTAGGAATGCCTATGGTGCACCAGGAACTCAACATTGATCAAGATGTTGAAGTGACTGTTGACAACAGTGCAAGAAGAGGTGCAAATCCAGGGTCTTCCTCAGGAATGCCTCCATTTCACCATGAATTCAAATTACCAAAACCAGAACCATCATCTCAACCAATCAATATAGATCTGTCATCTGAGGCTGTCAATCTTCCAATTGCATTTGTACCTCCTATGTTGCAACAGCCTCTGGGTGTAGGTCCAAGTTCTGGAAGAAAGCGtaggaagaacaagaaaaaagcTAACAAGAAACTGCGTCTTGACACTCA GACGCCGATTGCTACCTTGCCTGTGAATCAAGCCCCATCGTGTTCAGTCGCCCAGTAA
- the LOC122296297 gene encoding double-stranded RNA-binding protein 4-like isoform X2 — translation MGEPSLSPFPQHQVSVSDTTSVSFPVQPLLPFAAPSISFGESEMMILPEYAQRSAISLPLYCTVNEGSQHAPQFRSTVTVDGETYTSPNTFSHRKAAEQDVAKLALENILQKIKDEGCPLINQDTVFCKSILHEFAVKMNLEMPTYNTIQPQGLIPVFTSSLVFNGVMYTGEAGRNKKEAEQLAARAVILSILGNSGSRTILSEIIKSKGKLYAALHRVKSPSSGHINVLPQGISIGQINSVSQGISIDKVSGAISEDRNVEVALAANSASEGVNSGYSLGMPMVHQELNIDQDVEVTVDNSARRGANPGSSSGMPPFHHEFKLPKPEPSSQPINIDLSSEAVNLPIAFVPPMLQQPLGVGPSSGRKRRKNKKKANKKLRLDTQTPIATLPVNQAPSCSVAQ, via the exons ATGGGTGAACCGAGTTTGAGTCCTTTTCCTCAGCATCAGGTTTCAGTTTCGGATACGACTTCTGTTTCTTTTCCAGTTCAGCCTTTGCTTCCATTTGCAGCGCCATCTATTTCTTTTGGTGAGTCAGAGATGATGATACTTCCG GAATATGCTCAAAGGTCTGCAATTTCTCTACCATTGTATTGCACTGTTAATGAGGGGTCTCAACATGCACCGCAATTTAGGTCGACTGTGACTGTGGACGGGGAAACTTATACTTCTCCCAACACGTTTTCACATCGAAAAGCAGCTGAGCAAGATGTAGCCAAACTTGCACTCGAGAACATATTACAAAAGATAAAAGATGAGGGTTGCCCTCTCATTAATCAG GATACGGTATTTTGCAAGTCTATCCTTCATGAATTTGCTGTCAAGATGAATCTGGAAATGCCTACTTATAACACTATTCAACCACAAGGGCTGATTCCAGTTTTCACATCTTCTTTGGTTTTCAATGGTGTAATGTACACCGGTGAAGCTggaagaaacaagaaagaagcTGAACAATTGGCCGCGCGTGctgttattttatcaatattgg GTAATTCTGGGTCAAGAACCATTCTTTCGGAGATAATTAAGTCTAAAGGCAAACTCTATGCTGCACTGCATAGGGTGAAGAGCCCAAGCTCTGGCCATATTAACGTTCTACCCCAAGGGATAAGCATAGGACAAATTAACTCTGTATCCCAAGGAATAAGCATAGATAAAGTTTCTGGGGCAATCAGTGAGGATAGAAATGTTGAAGTGGCTCTTGCTGCCAATAGCGCATCAGAAGGTGTAAATTCAGGGTATTCCTTAGGAATGCCTATGGTGCACCAGGAACTCAACATTGATCAAGATGTTGAAGTGACTGTTGACAACAGTGCAAGAAGAGGTGCAAATCCAGGGTCTTCCTCAGGAATGCCTCCATTTCACCATGAATTCAAATTACCAAAACCAGAACCATCATCTCAACCAATCAATATAGATCTGTCATCTGAGGCTGTCAATCTTCCAATTGCATTTGTACCTCCTATGTTGCAACAGCCTCTGGGTGTAGGTCCAAGTTCTGGAAGAAAGCGtaggaagaacaagaaaaaagcTAACAAGAAACTGCGTCTTGACACTCA GACGCCGATTGCTACCTTGCCTGTGAATCAAGCCCCATCGTGTTCAGTCGCCCAGTAA
- the LOC122296297 gene encoding double-stranded RNA-binding protein 4-like isoform X1, translating into MGEPSLSPFPQHQVSVSDTTSVSFPVQPLLPFAAPSISFGVPEQLMHKNRLQEYAQRSAISLPLYCTVNEGSQHAPQFRSTVTVDGETYTSPNTFSHRKAAEQDVAKLALENILQKIKDEGCPLINQDTVFCKSILHEFAVKMNLEMPTYNTIQPQGLIPVFTSSLVFNGVMYTGEAGRNKKEAEQLAARAVILSILGNSGSRTILSEIIKSKGKLYAALHRVKSPSSGHINVLPQGISIGQINSVSQGISIDKVSGAISEDRNVEVALAANSASEGVNSGYSLGMPMVHQELNIDQDVEVTVDNSARRGANPGSSSGMPPFHHEFKLPKPEPSSQPINIDLSSEAVNLPIAFVPPMLQQPLGVGPSSGRKRRKNKKKANKKLRLDTQTPIATLPVNQAPSCSVAQ; encoded by the exons ATGGGTGAACCGAGTTTGAGTCCTTTTCCTCAGCATCAGGTTTCAGTTTCGGATACGACTTCTGTTTCTTTTCCAGTTCAGCCTTTGCTTCCATTTGCAGCGCCATCTATTTCTTTTG GTGTTCCAGAACAGTTGATGCATAAGAACCGTTTGCAGGAATATGCTCAAAGGTCTGCAATTTCTCTACCATTGTATTGCACTGTTAATGAGGGGTCTCAACATGCACCGCAATTTAGGTCGACTGTGACTGTGGACGGGGAAACTTATACTTCTCCCAACACGTTTTCACATCGAAAAGCAGCTGAGCAAGATGTAGCCAAACTTGCACTCGAGAACATATTACAAAAGATAAAAGATGAGGGTTGCCCTCTCATTAATCAG GATACGGTATTTTGCAAGTCTATCCTTCATGAATTTGCTGTCAAGATGAATCTGGAAATGCCTACTTATAACACTATTCAACCACAAGGGCTGATTCCAGTTTTCACATCTTCTTTGGTTTTCAATGGTGTAATGTACACCGGTGAAGCTggaagaaacaagaaagaagcTGAACAATTGGCCGCGCGTGctgttattttatcaatattgg GTAATTCTGGGTCAAGAACCATTCTTTCGGAGATAATTAAGTCTAAAGGCAAACTCTATGCTGCACTGCATAGGGTGAAGAGCCCAAGCTCTGGCCATATTAACGTTCTACCCCAAGGGATAAGCATAGGACAAATTAACTCTGTATCCCAAGGAATAAGCATAGATAAAGTTTCTGGGGCAATCAGTGAGGATAGAAATGTTGAAGTGGCTCTTGCTGCCAATAGCGCATCAGAAGGTGTAAATTCAGGGTATTCCTTAGGAATGCCTATGGTGCACCAGGAACTCAACATTGATCAAGATGTTGAAGTGACTGTTGACAACAGTGCAAGAAGAGGTGCAAATCCAGGGTCTTCCTCAGGAATGCCTCCATTTCACCATGAATTCAAATTACCAAAACCAGAACCATCATCTCAACCAATCAATATAGATCTGTCATCTGAGGCTGTCAATCTTCCAATTGCATTTGTACCTCCTATGTTGCAACAGCCTCTGGGTGTAGGTCCAAGTTCTGGAAGAAAGCGtaggaagaacaagaaaaaagcTAACAAGAAACTGCGTCTTGACACTCA GACGCCGATTGCTACCTTGCCTGTGAATCAAGCCCCATCGTGTTCAGTCGCCCAGTAA
- the LOC122296297 gene encoding double-stranded RNA-binding protein 4-like isoform X3, giving the protein MAAVGFGCVPEQLMHKNRLQEYAQRSAISLPLYCTVNEGSQHAPQFRSTVTVDGETYTSPNTFSHRKAAEQDVAKLALENILQKIKDEGCPLINQDTVFCKSILHEFAVKMNLEMPTYNTIQPQGLIPVFTSSLVFNGVMYTGEAGRNKKEAEQLAARAVILSILGNSGSRTILSEIIKSKGKLYAALHRVKSPSSGHINVLPQGISIGQINSVSQGISIDKVSGAISEDRNVEVALAANSASEGVNSGYSLGMPMVHQELNIDQDVEVTVDNSARRGANPGSSSGMPPFHHEFKLPKPEPSSQPINIDLSSEAVNLPIAFVPPMLQQPLGVGPSSGRKRRKNKKKANKKLRLDTQTPIATLPVNQAPSCSVAQ; this is encoded by the exons ATGGCAGCCGTTGGATTTGGGT GTGTTCCAGAACAGTTGATGCATAAGAACCGTTTGCAGGAATATGCTCAAAGGTCTGCAATTTCTCTACCATTGTATTGCACTGTTAATGAGGGGTCTCAACATGCACCGCAATTTAGGTCGACTGTGACTGTGGACGGGGAAACTTATACTTCTCCCAACACGTTTTCACATCGAAAAGCAGCTGAGCAAGATGTAGCCAAACTTGCACTCGAGAACATATTACAAAAGATAAAAGATGAGGGTTGCCCTCTCATTAATCAG GATACGGTATTTTGCAAGTCTATCCTTCATGAATTTGCTGTCAAGATGAATCTGGAAATGCCTACTTATAACACTATTCAACCACAAGGGCTGATTCCAGTTTTCACATCTTCTTTGGTTTTCAATGGTGTAATGTACACCGGTGAAGCTggaagaaacaagaaagaagcTGAACAATTGGCCGCGCGTGctgttattttatcaatattgg GTAATTCTGGGTCAAGAACCATTCTTTCGGAGATAATTAAGTCTAAAGGCAAACTCTATGCTGCACTGCATAGGGTGAAGAGCCCAAGCTCTGGCCATATTAACGTTCTACCCCAAGGGATAAGCATAGGACAAATTAACTCTGTATCCCAAGGAATAAGCATAGATAAAGTTTCTGGGGCAATCAGTGAGGATAGAAATGTTGAAGTGGCTCTTGCTGCCAATAGCGCATCAGAAGGTGTAAATTCAGGGTATTCCTTAGGAATGCCTATGGTGCACCAGGAACTCAACATTGATCAAGATGTTGAAGTGACTGTTGACAACAGTGCAAGAAGAGGTGCAAATCCAGGGTCTTCCTCAGGAATGCCTCCATTTCACCATGAATTCAAATTACCAAAACCAGAACCATCATCTCAACCAATCAATATAGATCTGTCATCTGAGGCTGTCAATCTTCCAATTGCATTTGTACCTCCTATGTTGCAACAGCCTCTGGGTGTAGGTCCAAGTTCTGGAAGAAAGCGtaggaagaacaagaaaaaagcTAACAAGAAACTGCGTCTTGACACTCA GACGCCGATTGCTACCTTGCCTGTGAATCAAGCCCCATCGTGTTCAGTCGCCCAGTAA